The Salinirubellus salinus genome segment GTGCGCTCGCCGACCGCATCGAGGAGGACTTCGGCTCCTACGAGGGCTGGAAGGGCGAGTTCGAGGCCGCCGCCGGCGCCGCCGGTGGCTGGGCGCTGCTCGTGTACGACCCCGTCGCCAAGCAGCTCCGTAACGTGGTCGTCGACAAGCACGACCAGGGTGCCCTCTGGGGCAGCCACCCCATCCTCGCGCTCGACGTCTGGGAACACTCGTACTACTACGACTACGGCCCCGCCCGCGGTGACTTCATCGAGGGCTTCTGGGACGTCGTCGACTGGGACCACGCCGCCGAACAGTACGAGAAGTCCGTCGAGCACTTCGAGTAACGGACTCGCCACGCGGCGAGCCGTCCACCTGCGCTTTCTTTCGAGGCTCCGTGAGACAGCGACGCGTCCGTCCTGTCGTCCCGTTCCGCGTCAGTTCGCCGTGTAGCCCAGCGGTCCCGCGTCCGGCACCTCGGGCACGTCCCAGTCCGGTTCGCCGTAGCCCGGCACGTCCAGCAGTTCCGAGAAGAGGTCCGCGAACTGGACGCCAGACCCCCGGTCGACGCTCACGAGGACACCCACGGGCGAGTCGCTCCCGTCGTCGAGGAACGTCCGGAACGTCTCGAACTGGGTGAACCCGCGGACCGTGTACTCGTAGCCCGTGTAGGTGAGTTCCTCGTACGTGAGTCGCGTGATGTAGCCGTAGCGTTCGTTGTCGATGAACGCCTCGGGGTCGTGGTCCTCGAGGTGGTCGGCCACGTCGTCACGGACGTAGAGACACTCCTGGCCGGACCGGTCGAACGTCCACAGGTCTCTGAGCGCCTCGCCGGCCAGGTCCCGGACGGCCTCGAGGAGCGGCGTTGCCTCCGACATGAGATACCCTCTGGACCACACCCACCTATAACGTCGAGAGCGTTTTCACGGCCTGAACAGACCCCGGCCACGGGGCGAGGCGAGACGCGAGTGAGGGGAACGCCGCACTTACGACCGGTGGTGGCGAACGACCGCCATGCCCAAGCCGAAGTCCGAGTTCGACGACCTGCGCGCACTGGAGTTCCGCGACCCCGACGAGGTCCTCGAGTCCGACCAGATGTACACGGTCTACGAGGTGGCGCGACTGCTCCAGGGGGTGGCGGTCGACCAGGGCCTCGACGTGGAGACGGAGAACGTGTTGCTCGACTGGGCCATCCCCTGGATGATCTACCACCAGGAGTCGTTCGTGTTCGCC includes the following:
- the sod gene encoding superoxide dismutase, whose product is MPEHSDPELPELPYDYDALEPFLDEQVLTWHHDTHHQGYVNGLASAEETLAENREAGEFGSSGGAMRNVTHNGSGHYLHTLFWENMDPNGGGEPEGALADRIEEDFGSYEGWKGEFEAAAGAAGGWALLVYDPVAKQLRNVVVDKHDQGALWGSHPILALDVWEHSYYYDYGPARGDFIEGFWDVVDWDHAAEQYEKSVEHFE
- a CDS encoding DUF7522 family protein produces the protein MSEATPLLEAVRDLAGEALRDLWTFDRSGQECLYVRDDVADHLEDHDPEAFIDNERYGYITRLTYEELTYTGYEYTVRGFTQFETFRTFLDDGSDSPVGVLVSVDRGSGVQFADLFSELLDVPGYGEPDWDVPEVPDAGPLGYTAN
- a CDS encoding DUF5827 family protein, which gives rise to MPKPKSEFDDLRALEFRDPDEVLESDQMYTVYEVARLLQGVAVDQGLDVETENVLLDWAIPWMIYHQESFVFANPASDEEPGYYGLAE